The genomic window tcttttaaccaactggaagaaaaggaagaaacttCAATAAccaaatgtcaagctaatgacgttaaagaagcgcttgtcgggaggcaacccgataatttcgtatccttagttatttttcatagtagtagttttcttacttatttgatttttattgagtttttactatttttctgatCATGTAGCTATTTCAGAACAGGAACCGGATATTTaaaaaaagggtaaagtatattttttgtccttgatGTTtgctaaaagtttcaaaaatatccctaagttttaatttgtttcaattttatcccttaagttttcgatttgcatcaattttatccttatagttaaaattaatattattaatatttttctttccaattATACCCCTCTCCTATCCCATCATCTTCAtcataaaaatatccctaagttttaatttgtttcaattttatcccttaagttttcgatttgcatcaattttatccttatagttaattttttgataattaatatttttctttccaattATACCCCTCTCCTAtcccatcatcttcatcatcatcatctcttTCTCTTTTCCGTCTTCACCATGAGctccaccaccatcatcatcaaacaACTACTATCAACTTCCTTTTCCATCCATACCTCTCTTTTTCCTCCTCCGACTCTCCATTACAACCATTATGTAAGAGTACTCATTCAATTGTATTTAACATTAAGGAGCATTTCTTTTCAAGTTCCCATAGAATATGAAGAGTACTCATTCAATTGGAATAAgcattattttctcttttctaatTCATGCTCTGTCCTCATGGCTATTGCTGGTGTTAATTATAAAACTGCAAAAATAAATGTAATATTTCACCACCACAAGCCACAATAATATTTATCTTTGTCAGCGTTCAAGCTCAAATTTGTACCCATCAATGACCATTtcagaaaaaaaattttcattaatTTGAACTAAAAATTgacatgaaattttgaaaaaccaTACCAACTCCACGACTTTCCCTAACCCTATTGCTCCTCACAGAACGCAAAATTCTCTTCGAAGCTCCGTTTGGCTTCAGTGCTCCTAACCCTATTTCATCTCCGTCCATCTCCTCAGACCTCCTCTGAACGAACGTGACCACTTCAGATCGATGGGTCCCGATTTGGCGAGCCACACGAGTTGTTCAATGAAGTAATAGACTCCCTCGCTGTCGAAGTCGACGACGGAGAGAAAGAAGTTGAAATCGGAGGAGACATGCGGTTTGTGTAGGACTTGGAGTGCGTTGAGGTCTTGGACGAATTTTCCAAGGCAGAAGGACTTGCGGCTAATGTTGACGCTGGTGGAGATGGAGGGTCggaggagaaaggagaaagaaggaaaaagagggGTATGGCCGACGATGATGGAGAAGGAGGTTGATAATGGTTATTCACGATGGGGGAGATGATGGTGAGAAtgggaaaaagagagagagaaaaagagaagggagcgtgatgatgatgatggtggggGGATAGACGAGGGgtatagagagagagaaaaacagaGGGGAgtgtgatgatgataatgatggttGGGGGATAGACAAGGGGTATaattggaaagaaaaatattaattatcaaaaaattaactataaggataaaattgatgcaaatcgaaaacttaagggataaaattgaaacaaattaaaacttagggatatttttgaaatttttagcaAACatcaaggacaaaaaatatactttacccttaaaaaaaaatgaacacacgacgcgcaagcatcgctgacgcgtacgcgtcatatgtgtgtgcgtgaaaaataaaaagtgaacaGAGAATTGCGCGGGAGTGGCGCGGGAAGTGTGCTTCGCGCACAAAcatgctcacgcgtacgcgtcatttgtgattttggcactccacgcgtacgcgtcaagcacgcgcacgcgtggatgagtaaaatcggcgtaaaaggtgtttggccagagagttatgctggtgtggggctggaactatgctgggcgcacaagccccaccacgcgcacgcgtccctgaCGCACTCGCGTCGTTTTCCCATCCTGGccgtccacgtgtacgcgtcgcttgaaaTTCGCATGATCCATGTGTACGCATGCCTTACGCGTACGCATCACATGCGACGCCCAATCAAACCACCTCAGCacctgatttcaaatcatccaccccccaatcctaattctctcttgttcttttatccttttattcttctttcatcataatatttatttctttttgttttcagtttttctttgcttgaggacaagcaaacctttaagtttggtgttgacgcttcgcttatgggttttctgtttattcttatggcaccaaagggaggcgaatcatcttcacgggggagcacaacctgaagaataaaacgaccgctaggataactaaggtggttgagttcctttcattttttattcattCCCActtttactatgttatgttcTGGTTTTCTGCTATCTTGCTTTGTTTACtacatgatcctttattagttagattcctagattctagtttaattttctattaatTTGCTTTAATTTTGAAAGATGCCTCATGTATAACCCgctgagcttgaaatcaaaaagaaagaagaaaaggggggtgtaatgcatgagaaattgagttaattttaagagtagtcttatttacttaaatgtggtggtattaagTATAATTTTGAATGCATTATATGAATAGTGCATAGTTCAATTTGAATAAAAGAATGTTAATGTATAAGGAACagaaatttagagaactattatgacttctctgaaattaataaaagtttaattcttgaagcaaaagaaacagcaaaaaataaaaacaaggtccaaggctctgagcatcaatgactagggaggtcagacatgattaaaagctcaaagagttgtttccctagtcacatgcttgtggtattcttgtgtcaagtaatccttgagacaaaacatttagactcgagatcaattgcaattaaacagagtatgccaaagactttgagcaccactgtctgggagtaactaaaaggaaaattagaacttaaagagagttccccagttaagtgcttgtggtgtttctgtgtcaagtaaagcttgagacaaagcatttaaagtcacggctaggctcaaggtacaaagcataaaaaaaatttgatgtgttcaagggttaaattgagttacaaaagatcagagaattcataatattatccatattctaattctgaatgacagtgacatccttctgattcaaaggagagtgagatgcaaaaattattcaggattgcagttgtaaaccccgcttcaagaagagacatgagctaattgaactctcactctcatgcaaattcacatcctaagcttatattatttttgttgcttgaggacaagcaacaattcaagtttagtgttgtgatgcatgagcatctttcctatttttTCCTAGCGAATTtacatttaaattgttgagtttaatcaataattaattatcttttagccactatggatgctactttgagtcttgtgtaattttgtttattttaggtagcattctggatttgatggagtttctacagcaCAAGAACTAAAGGATATGACCAGTGAAGAGCAACGCGTGcgcgtaactgacgcgtacgcgtgatttgaagatttccatggcgacgcgtgcacgtacctgacgcgtacgcgtaaaaagcgaagaagaccatcgacgcgtacgcgtgactgacgcgtacgcgtgacatgcgccacgtgtagaaaatgcagaaaacggtgggggcaatttctgggctgttttgacccagtttccagcccagaaaacacatattagaagctgcagaatggacaaaacaagtggtccccatccattaattgaagacttgctgattatttaattaattctgatttaaattcaaatctgattttaggaaaagatattattttaattttagaaattagattttaaatttattaggattagatataaaaagaagAAACTTTTCTTCTGTAAGGGGGAATTAGTTAACTTTTTATTCCACCTCAACCtaatttacaatcctagttttttcactctgaaaccttaactgtttctctatattttattcccaacttattcacctacctgtcttcaaactctgaatttattatttaatactttttgaactctcaaacactattttctgtttgtctaactaagcctatcactcaattattgttacttgatccatcaattttcgtgggatcgaccctcactcacctgaggtattacttcgtacgacccggtgcacttgccggttagtttgtggtttataaattctgcaccaacgGATCCATCCAACATCTCATTcattagttttagtttatttttctatttatcatGAGTCACTAAACCCCTTTTGTTAGGGTTAGAAACTCTGTTTGATATTTATGGATTagtaatttgattgtttattttattttgattaatgcattgatactttttcaAGAAttgagtttcgttcttcatcttaatgGTTAGAAGTATTGAGAAATATTCTATTTCTGTTTTGgatctctttattctcttttgaGAAAGTTAATATCAGGATAAGCTTGAAACTCTTATAATTTTTGAAACTGACTAGGGATAGCTTTCGAAAGGTTGTGTGACATTAAATCGGAATTGTGCTTAACCTCTTTTTcttaagggtaaagtatactttttgtccttgaagtttggcaaaagttttaaaaatacccttaaattttattttgtttcaattttgtcccagaagttgtttatttgcatcaaatataccctcgacggctaaattttcaaaaaatttaagaccaatctaacaataatgcatgaaaattatgcttgatttgcttgtgttgagggttatttttataaaattattgttaaattggtcttaaatttttttaaaaattagccgttaggggtatatttgatgcaaatcgaaaatttttggtacaaaattaaaacaaaataaaacttaaaagtatttttagaatttttgtcaaatttgagaaacaaaaagtatactttacccttttcttaattaattgacCAATGAATTAGCGATTAAATAagataaagagaaattgaattactaAGAAATTGGAGTTTAATTATATATGATTTGTCGTGAAATTATCTTGCATGAATCAAAGTAAGTAAAAACAATACCTTTTCTAGAAGTTAAACATTTCTAAAACCTTAACATTTCATTCCACTGtttatttctctaactatttCATATGCATTTGTTCACACCAAACACTACTTTACTGTTTTATGATTCACATCCTTCCTCCTATAAAAATTCGGttgatttaattaaaatattcgATTAAAAATTATTTGCCCAATCTTTTAATTGTTGTGGGAACTATATCCACTCACTGCAATATTACTTAAAGTGATTTGCTGCACTTGCCAAAATTAGTGCCATCAAATTTCGGCCCTATCACTGATCCAGATTTAAGCATCATAGATTCTTTGTCTAATTGTAGATACTTCCAATGGTTGACCTTCTTTAAAAATCCATTGAATTCCATCCTTCCAATTTCAATAGGCAACCTTTCTACTTCTCTTTACAAATTGAGACTCAACAAATGTTCTCTGAGAGGTATCATTCCACTAAGCATTGGTAACTTAAGTAGCTTAATAGACCTTGCACTTCAGAAAAATGAATTTGTTGGAACTATTCATACTCAAATAGGAAAATTACAAAGGCTACAAGGTCTAAATTTGTTTTTAAACCAATTGAAAGGATTTGTTCCTCATGAACTATGTCAACTAAAGAAGAAATAGGTTCTCTGGTCCTATACCATTTTTCTTTGgtaatctcacatcattaaaaaaatttactttGTATTCGAATGTAATCAGTTCAATACCTTCCATATTGTGGGATTTATCTTATTTACTATATTTAGATTTGTCTTCCAATAACCTAAGGGGATCTCTACCTTTAGATGTAGGCAATAATCTAAAATCAATGTCTTGGATGTACTTatcaaagaattaattatctGGTAGCATCCCAAGCAGCATTGAGAATCTTGACCATTTGATCGAAATCTCTTTGACAAGGAATGGATTTGAAGGGCCTATCCCATAATCCTTTGGTCATATGGTAAGTCTTGAATTTCTTGACTTATCAAAAAACACTTTGTCTGGGGTTATTCCAAAATCATTAGAGGCACTTGTCCATCTAAAATATTTCAATGTGTTTTACAATAAGTTGACAGAAGAAATTTTCTACAGGGGACCTTTTGTAAACTTCTCATCTCAATTGTTCATGGAAAATGGAGAATTGTGTGGTGCTCAAAGTTTGCATTTTCCAAAATGCAAGGCGAAAGAAGGTAGATCTCAGAAAACAATTACATATATTATAATGGTGTTGAAATATATTTTACCAGTCATAGTAGCGACCATTCAGTCCATTCTTGCTTTGGCATTCCTATGCATCCTAAAATCTCGAAAGTACAAGCTTCTTAAGAAATCAGAAATGGATCAATCCATGGCTTGGTGGAAAAGAATTTCATACTATGAGATTCAAGAAGCAACAAACAGATTTAGTGAAAGCAATTTACTTGGCATTAGAAGCTTTGGAAAAGTGTTCAAAGGAGTTCTCTCAGGTGGGATGAATGTTGCCATAAAAGTTTTTCACTTGGAATTTGAAGAAGCATTTAGGAGTTTCGACGCTAAATGCGAAATATTATGCAATGTCCGCCATCGAAACTTAACTAAAATCATTAGCAGTTGCAGCAGCATGGATTTCAAGGCATTGGTTCTGAGCTACATGTCTAACGGGAGCTTAGAGAAGTGGCTACATTCAGAACATCATGGCTTGAGCATGATCCAGAGGTTAAACATAATGATAGATGTTGCAGAAGCAATAGAATATCCGCATCATGGTGGCTCTGTACCAATTGTGCATTGTGATTTAAAACCAAGCAATATATTGCTAGATGAATATATGGTTGACCATGTTGCAACGCCCTAAGTTTTTATTTCGACACactgttttcaaaatttatttttcagtaattaattttattttgaggAGTCGATTCcagatttcgaaaataaaataaataataatgtaATATATTATTATCTAAAAATAACGCTCATAAGGAGTCTTATTGAAACCAAGAAATAACTCCTCAGGTGCGAAATTATAGAGGGTCCCCTTTAAGATCAAATAATTCCATCGAATTGAgtatgattgtatgtgtgatagCATCTACTATACCAGGAATATCAATGAACCCGATTATTGAAATTGCTCAGGATACCCTTTTCTAGCTTCTAGAATCTATTTCTTAGTTCAAGATCCGACCCCTCTTATCTTACTAACTGGAATCAAAGAATTAGTAGATCTGTTCTGCCCAAAATGGAAATGAGCTAGGGTTATGAACTTATTAATGTTTTATCAtatacttttatttattataatcattattactaatatcatttatatcagtaactcatatatatttatctccatatatattattatttgtgttttaatatatttaCTTTTGTAATtatccgtttaagatatttataacttgaaccgCCGATTCAGCAGCCCTAATGCTTGACACCAAACCCCCACTCTTGCCACCTAATCATCAAGTAACCATTAATCATCAAGCCATGCATGATccactttgaaaaaaaaaaggaaaccaAGAGAGAGAAGTGGAACAGTGACTCCCTCTAAGAACTTCTATCTTCGATCTCTTGAGTTCCGtaactttaataaaaaatttaattcgatTAAAGTATTcgtatcttcctcttcttcacgtTGATGTCATTTTTATTTGAGAAAAATTGACGGTGGAGTTTTTCCCAAGCTTGCATGGTTCAGCCAAAGTGAGGAGAATGTGGAGTAGCCAATTTTcgaccttttttttttcaattgttcgATCAGAAATCTTTCCTGAAGTTTCAGTTGTGATTTTCGTACGGAagtaaggtttggtaaattaattaaaaattaattatgttCTTGAAGTTTTATTAATGATTGGTTGTTTGGTGATTGAAATTGAGTGTTTATATGTTGATTTgatcaatttttttataaaattaagttTGGAACTCAAGTAACTTGAAAgtcgttgttgttgttgctgatgATGAACCGTGAGCTTCCAAGGCTTGAATTCAAGCTTAATTGATATATTTTGATGTGTTTACGATGAATGAAATGTTGCTCTTTGGTTTGAGAAAAATCAGGTAAAAATTAGTAACCAAAAAGCTCGAAAACGAATTTAAAATAAAGTATATATATTTTGAAAGATCACAAGAGAAGATTTCGGCTTTGAGAAGGAGTGTTATCACTAttacaaatattattttgaatatgaaaatataatttaataaaagatCGGGATTAGTTTatactaaattaattattatcttTCTTTAccgatattattttatttagtaaagATATTATTGCTATTAATAATATAAGATAGAGAAAAGTAAAATAGAATTGCTCTTTAAAAGCTTTAGAGATACAAACTTGATTTAAGAATCTTATGATTCTCTTTCCATAAAATACTTAGAGAAAGATGAGACAAGAATgcaaaaataaattagaatattAGAAGTAAGATATTAAAAGAATaacgaaaaaaagaaaagaagagttaagaagaaagagaaaagataagaaacaattaaatagTTATCTGCTGCGAAGGGTGCAGTAGAGATATTGGTTGCTTTGGAAACGAGCAAAGATATGGTGGTAATTCTATTGAGAGTTGCTTTTCATAGATACATTAACTCAAGAGAACCTGATACCTGTAAGGTgatgttgcttacagaggttatcatCACATACATCAACTCAAGAGAGCTTGTTACCTGTAAGGTGAGGTCGCTTATAGAAGTTATGTGTGCGTACATTGGTTCAAGAGAGCCTATTACCTGTAAGGTggggttgcttacagaggttatgttcgACATTTAATAGCTAGAGAAAGCTACTTTGTAAGGCGAGGTTGCTTCAGAGGCTATGCAAGCTAGAAAGCCATATCCGACTAGAGTGAGTCGGATTATATCGAGAGCGgatagaaaccgacagatgaactcattacctgcgataggaaTAGACATACATCATTCTTAtttgcgcatatttgtttgtgattgtgtgTATGCTTGTGATTGAATTCTATATTCTGTAATTGTTGAATTTGATTGTACTTTGTTGATTGTTGTTACTGACTGAGAACATAATAAAATGAATCTAACTAGCTACTTCGATTCTACTAAGAACTTtctagttcttaccccttcttttCTCTCTTAAGATGGTGTTAAACCAGTGATTTCAGAGAATGAGAAAAAATGATTTCATTTCATTGAGTAATGAATaggtgaagaactgaagattgatggtttagaagttataataaactctcgttgtaagtatagttactaaaccaagcaatcaacctttcttacaaacgttttggttgtcacaagtaacaaacccctttaaaattgataaccgagtatttaaacctcgggtcgtcttctcaaggaattgcagggaggtgttcttattattgattatgaaaaagtgtgttttgggggaatgttgagtttgggcaatgggcacagatatatttaaatgacaagtaaaataaataaataactgtaaactaaactcttggcaaggtaagagaaattggaagtccagaccaagttatccttatcaatgataatgaaaattgaatcttaattccacttagtcaacctttactaaagtaaaggaaagtcaagggattaattagtttgatcttcgaatcctatttatttcctaagaaaagattgggattattgaagttcaattcaattggcaagataacaattaataattatgctgttgagttggataactcctgagttattgatttcttaaccaaaaccaaaagggaaaaagtaaatctattggaataaaaatgccttcagatgtaaagcaacaataacagcaatcataaattgaaatacctcaaataacattaattaagaaaattatatgtaacatggaagagttcataaattaaataaaaataaagaacctgggattgagagtcactcctaaaactaagagaagtcctaaatcctaagagagagaggagagaacctctctcaaaactaatctaaatcatgggaAGTGAATTATTAGAgcctgtttatgaatggatgcattctcccactttatgcctctaatctgtgttttctgggccgcaaactgggtcagaaacagcccagaaatcgctggagaagaattcaaatacGCTGATTTCCATCACTGCGACggggccgcatggatcacgcggtcgcgtcatctagcgtcagagaaactataggatattatatatcaaatcgaagccccggacgttagctttccaacgcaactggaaccgcgttatttggacctctatagctaaagttatagtcatttgagtgcgaagaggtcaggctggacagcttagcaatttctccaacttcttgtatttcttccacttttgcatgcttcctttccatcctccaagccattcctgccttataatatctgaaaacacttaacacacatatcaaggcatctaatggtaataagagaggattaataataagcaaatataagatcaaagaagcatgttttcaatcaaaacacataattaggaagaaaatataaaaccatgcaaatagtatgaataagtgggtaaagaattaataaaaaccactcaattgagtacacgataaaccataaaatagtggtttatcaataggaGAGGTTAGtttttatatacaagtgattGAAGGGTAAAACTTATTCTAACTGGCTTTTGTAACTACTATAACTAATCTAATTACACATAAATAATTGGTAAATACGAGTCTAATATCCTCCCTCAAATTGGAGCATACAAATTGTATGTTCCTAACTTGGACATGAGAAAAAGAAACTGAGGTTTTGAAATGGCTTTGGTAAGGATATTGGCTAATTGATGTTTGGTTGGAATGTGCACTAACTTGATGAACCCGGTTTCAACCTTCTCGCGAATGAAATGACAATCTATCTCAATATGCTCAGATCTTTCATGGAAGGTCGGATTAGAGGCTAATTGGATAGCTAAATGGTTGTCACAAAGAAATATGGCAGAGTCAATGGTGATGTCCATGAACCTCAGTAAGTTGGTCAGCCAAACAACTTCACAAGCAGCATTGGCCATAGCCCTATACTCAGCCTCAGTTGAGCTTCTTGACACGACAGATTGCTTCTTGCTTTTTCATGAAACTAAGGAATCTCCCAAGAAAGTGCATCCAGTAGCTGGTAGTAGACCTCCTAGTATCGAGGCAGCTCCCCCAATCTGCATCAGTGTAGATTGACAAGTTCAACTTCGAGCTTGAGGAAAAAAGAATACCTTGGCCTGGTGCCGGCTTGAGGTATCTTAAGATTTGGTGAACTGCATTTAGGTGTTGAACTCTTGGGTCAAACATAAACTGAGCTAGTTTTGTCACTGCAAATATTATGTCCAATCTGGAGATTGTGAGATACATGAGTCATCCAATCAATCTTCGATAAGCTCATGCATCATCAACCTTGTCACATTCTTTGGCCCTCAATTTAATGTTTTCTTCCATTGGAATCAAAGTTGGCTTGCAGTGTAGGAAATTGGTGTCTTCGAGCAGAGACAAAGTATAATTTCTCTGTGTAAGTAAAATTCCTTTTCTAGATTTTGCAATCTCTAACCctagaaaaaattttaaatctcccAAGATTTTTAACTTGAAAACTGATTGAAGCCTTTGCTATATCTGTTGCACTATATCATTGTTTGCTCATGCAATGATTATGCCATCAACATAGACAAGTAAAAAGGTGATTGAGGAGCCTTCTCCtatagaaaataaagaataatCATTCTTGCATTGGCAAAAACTATGTTGCTTGAGACTACAATAGAATTTCTTAAACCACTGCCGGGAAGCTTGTCTTAGGACATAAAGAGATTGAGTAAGTCGACATACAAGTCCTTGGTTCCGTTTTGGGTGCCCAAAGAAATCTCCATGTAGACCTCTTCATCCAAACTCCCATTTAAAAATGCATTATTTATGACCAATTGCATGAAATTCCAGTTTCTCACTGCTGCAATGGAGAGTAAAACTCTAATTGTCGAGACCGTGGCTACTGGACTGAATGCGTCTTTAAAGTCAATGCAAGCTTGTTGCGTGTAACCTTTGGCAACGAGCCTGGCTTTGTATCTCTCCAAACTACCATCAGCCTTAAGCTTTGCTTTGTAAACCCATCTACAATCGATTGCCTTTTTGCTAGGAGTAGAGGAACCAACCCCCAAATATGATTGGATTCCAAAGCATCCATCTCTTCCTTTATTGCCTGCCGCCACTCATAATGATGTACTGCTTGGTGATAGAATTGAGGTTTAGGGATAGTACTAGCTTGATAGATTGCTGCATGGTAGATGTGGTGGAGTCTGTGGTTACTTATATAGTTAGTAATATGATAGGGTGTATTGAGGTTGCACATATAGTCATTGAGATATCTTGGTGGTTGAATGGTCCTGGTGGTTCTTCGGGGTAGGTCAAAATTGGTGGAGGAGGGAGCTGTTTGAGGTGAAACAATTTGGTGGGAGCTAGAGGAGTTTGTTGAAAGACGTTGTGTGTTCTTTATGGTAGGAATATTAGGAAGTGTTATGTCATCAGTGGCTTTTGAAAGTGGAATATGATCAAAGGGGTCAGGGAGTATAAAGGTGTGAGAACTTTTAGTGAAGGGTAATGTCTCTTTTTGAAAGATGACATCTCTAGAGATAAAGAATTGTTTTGTTTTGAGATTGTAAAGCCTGTAGCCTTTGTAACCAATAGGGTATCCCAAGAAGACTGTTGGATCTGCTCTAGGATTAAACTTAGGTCTGGAGTCTAATTTTGTAGCAGCATATGCAAGGCAACCAAAAACTCTTAGAGCTTGATAATTTGgttgtttttgaaaaagtttcTCAAATGGGGACTGCATGTTGAGAAGTGGAGTTGGGGTTCTGTTTATTAGAAAAACAGCAGTGTAAACACATTCTCCCTAAAAAGCAATGGGGACTTGGGATTGAAAATAGAGGGCTCTGGCAACATTCAACAAGTGTTTATGCTTTCTTTCCACTACTGCATTCTGTTGAGGTTTGTATGGACATGAAAATTGATGGAGGACTCCCTGTTCCTGTAAAAAATTAATGATTGCTAACTTTTTGGCATTATCAGACCTGAAGTACTTGATCTTGCTGTGAAATTGAGTTTCTATTAAAGAGTAAAACTGTTTCATACATGCTACAGCTTCAGATTTGTTAGTTAACAAATAAAGCCATGTAAATCGAGTAGCATCGTCAACCAATGTAAGAAAATATCTCTTGCCATTATAGGTTGGAACATGGTAAGGTCTCCATACATCACAATGTACAAGATCAAAAGGACATGAAGACAAATTATTGGATTCAAAAGGAAGTTGCTTGAATTTTGCTAATGGACATACATGAC from Arachis ipaensis cultivar K30076 chromosome B09, Araip1.1, whole genome shotgun sequence includes these protein-coding regions:
- the LOC107616078 gene encoding receptor kinase-like protein Xa21, whose translation is MVSLEFLDLSKNTLSGVIPKSLEALVHLKYFNVFYNKLTEEIFYRGPFVNFSSQLFMENGELCGAQSLHFPKCKAKEGRSQKTITYIIMVLKYILPVIVATIQSILALAFLCILKSRKYKLLKKSEMDQSMAWWKRISYYEIQEATNRFSESNLLGIRSFGKVFKGVLSGGMNVAIKVFHLEFEEAFRSFDAKCEILCNVRHRNLTKIISSCSSMDFKALVLSYMSNGSLEKWLHSEHHGLSMIQRLNIMIDVAEAIEYPHHGGSVPIVHCDLKPSNILLDEYMVDHVATP